From the genome of Opisthocomus hoazin isolate bOpiHoa1 chromosome 4, bOpiHoa1.hap1, whole genome shotgun sequence:
TTCCAGCTGATGTCAGTGCTGAATTGGCTCactggacctttttttttttgtgaaagggaGTTTAAAGCAATGGAAATGTTGTGTTCATAGATGCTGGGGAAACTTGGGTGATATGAAAATACTTGTGTAATTGGCTGTGATGTTGCTCACATTCTAACTCTTGTCTTATTCTAGTAATATGTCTGATGCTCTTGCAAATGCAGTATGTGAACGCTGCCAGACTCGATTTGATCCTGCAGAGAGGATTGTGAACAGCAATGGGGAGCTCTATCATGAAAATTGCTTTGTCTGTGCTCAGTGTTTTCGTCAGTTCCCAGACGGACTTTTTTATGAGGTGAGGTCTCATACTGTGTGTAAGAGGAGAGAAATACCTCCATTAAAAGGCAAGGAATTAGATGAAAATTCTGGCAGAAACAcgtattttcatctttcttgcatGTTTAATTTCTTAGCCCTAAACCTTTATTGCTGGTTTTTTTGAGGGGCTTccaacttattttctttttttttctctcacatactCCTTCCTGTACATCCATAACAACAAAAACTATGTGCTTGCTCTTTGGGTAAACGGCATTTCaaaaagataacagaaaatgttttataaTATTTCATTAGTCATAAGTGAATTTTTATGTTTACGTTTAGATATTTTGTACCAAACTTTTCCAATTGGGCAACTGAAATTGAACCCATTTAAAAGTgaggttaaaatatttttacagaataTGTGTGAGCACATATTTTGAATAACACATTACTTTAAATGTGCTGCGTTCTTAATTTACTGTGAGTTTTAATCTCGTGTAGGAGAAGTAGTTCTGAATTAAatgagtaaaaaaaattaaaggcaaaaagaaattaaagccaAGTATAGAAAAAGGGCTTTGGGACGCTTCAGGAATTTTGCTATCTTGTAGCAGCATTGCTGTTGATTTAACTGTTGTTATGCAAGTTTACCGTAAGGCTGAAGCCATATCTTgatatttctttaagaaaaatcctTAGGAGTTTGAAAGCAGGTGAGATGAAGCTAGAACTGGAAACCTTGACTGACCTTGACTAATTAGTCATTTCCATGGAAAATCATGCTGAACTATACAAATGTAAGAGTAGCCGAGTTTTTCACGAGGACTCACCCTCTGTTGTTTTGTTCGCAGTTTGAAGGTCGGAAGTACTGTGAGCATGACTTTCAGATGCTGTTTGCTCCTTGCTGCGGGGAATGTGGTAAGACATGGTGCATGTCAGCACTGTGGGGTAACAGTTACAGGGCTGTGCAGACGTCCCACCATTGCAGTGACATCCTGCACTGGGATTGTCTGGGATGGGCTGGGATTGTTCAGGAGGGAAACAAGGCATGATACCGGCAGTGATTTGGGGTATCCTGGCTGTAGGAAGAATTAGGTTTTTTTCCAAGTTAGACAGTTAGAATTCTTGTGGAATTAAAGTGGCAGGATTATGAAGGGTGATAGACTTTTGATGAGATGGTTTTCTGCATGCCTCTCAAGGTGTTGCTTTCCTTTTGCAGGTGAGTTCATTATTGGGCGTGTTATCAAGGCAATGAACAATAACTGGCACCCTGAGTGTTTCCGCTGTGAGCTCTGCGATGTGGCACTTGCTGACCTGGGTTTTGTGAAGAATGCTGGCAGGTAAGATAGAGCAGGAGCTCTGAAAGTTTTATCAATTTGTCACTGATACAATAGTGAGATGTTGAGAGTGGTCACTTGGTTGTACAATGCAAGGTAAAGCTTGAAAAGGTACAGAAGCTTTAAGGAATAGCCTGTTAGGAGATGGGAAATGGAATGAAGAACAGTGTTCTTCATCTGATGAAACATGTAGAAAGCAGAAACTCAAATTTTAGTAACTGGTGGATGGGTGCTGCAAAGGAAAGGGATTTCAGGCAAAAGTCTGAATAGCAAGTGAGAAAAAGGGGTTACGTGATCCTGGGAGGGTATTTACCAAGTAAGCTGCTGCGCAGGAAGTGAAGATATAGTAAAAGGCCAAGAGAATAACGGGAGGGTTACAGGAAAGCTTGTTCAGCATGTGATTCCCCTGGTCTTTGGAAATCATTCATTTTGtatacagaaatataaaaatgagTCCTAAAGGGTGATTAATGCATTTAATTAAgaagtaagaaataaaaacataaacGGGAACTTTTACAAAAGCATACTatgataagaaaataaaaaaatccagtggTTAGCAGACAGTGTTGCACAATTCGTGGTGAATTTCAGGCTTTCGTATGTCTTGAGCAAAGCCTTGTAGTTTCATAGAGCTTATATTTTCACCGAGTGgtgaagaagggaaggaaaggtaGTATACTTGTACCCTGTCCAGCAGGGAGTCCTCTCAGCTCCCTCTTCCATCCTGCATGCAACTTGTGTGCCTTAGTTTTTGGAGCTGGGCATAATTGATTTTCCTTTGATACCTAAGCTTGTTAGAATGGGCTTTTATGATAGCATCTAGGGTGTTTTGGGAAAGCAGTCAGGACTAAAGCAGTTCAAGCAAGATAAAGTATGTTTCACTTCATAATTTGTGGACCAAATCTAAAAAGGTAAAGGCCCATTCCCAAAAGCATAGAAAAGGATATGTATCTGTACATAAAAAATACAATTCACCTGTCATGTCATTTCCTATAATATTTATCTCCATAGCATAGAAGCAGTCTTCTCCTAAGTGTTACTGGAAATCCTTGGGTTCTGACTATTTGCAGGGAACTACGTAAAAGAGACAGTGTGGTAAATGTTGTCCAACCTCCATGTGCAGCTTAGAGACAATGGCAGTGGGCAGATAGAAAAGGTAGTATGAAGTTTAGTGCTCATCTTCAGCTCTGAATGCTGGGAAGAACTAAAAAATTTTAAGTCCTATCTTAATTTCTGTCCAAGTTGGGTGCTTTGcagcatttttgtcttttttttttttttttttgccaccatTTAATACCAATTTTCTGTCTACTATGtgtaaatgttttgaaatttgagACTTGCTCAAGATGTGCAAGCATGCTGTCTTTTCATCAGGCAGGTCTGTCTCAGGAGTGGGTCTCTACTGCTGGCACAATATAAAATTTTAAAGGAGGCTGTATGCATTGCGCAGAGGAAGAGTTGTTGCTGAATGCTTTgggaattgttttcttttttttttttttttttaaaaaaaaaaaaaagtccgtTTGATAGCATCTTTGCTCCCTTCCCTATTCCTAAGTGTTCAGCCCTCAGTTTCACATCTTGGAAATCAGTAGAACTGTACTTCTGTTTGCAGTTTCAGTAAGACAAGAACGTGTGATCTCTGTTGTCAGAGGGGTTCTTGCTAGTTGCAGTCCCGTAAAAACAACAGAACTTCTCTTCTCAGGATGAGTTTGACTCTGGGTGGGTTGTCTCGCTGCATATTTGCGCTCTCAGCTGATTTTGGTGGAATAGAGTGTTCTTCAGTTGAAGTAGTGACAAAAGTCATGTTCACAGTTCCGATTTAGCACTTAATGAGCTTTCATTTGTCTTACCCTCGTACGTTTGAGGCAACATTACAGTCTTCTTAACACAAAAGAGATTGCACAAAGCCTCACGGAATTTCTCAGCCACAAAGAAATACATGACTGGGTCAAAGGCACCGTTTAGACTCGTGAGGCAGGAAGTGATGCGGTTACTGAGAGCTAGAATACGCTGTGTTTCACAGGACGTTTGGGTTCCATTGTAATGGAGAATATAAATGTAGCGATTGACATGATAAGGtacaaagcaaaccagaaagatCATCAGGACCATGATGATCATTTTGATAGCTTTTTCCTTCAGGTGTTTCTCAATTCTGTTCCCACTCTTCAGGCTCTGGATGATTAATAAGTAACAAGTCACAGTAGTAACAAATGGGAAGGTGAATGCCACTGCTAAGGACACAAGAGCATGACGTGATGCCTTTTCTCTGTAGAGCTGCAGGCAGATGGTTGTGTTGTTCATCTCGACTGTCTGCACACTGAGCAGCAGAGGTGCCATCGCAACCCCAACAATAACCCATAGGAAGGCACAAGCCAAATGGGCATAAAGGGACCTGCGGAGCTTGATGGACTTTACAGGGTGCACAATGGCTAGGAAACGGTCCACGCTGATACACATGAGGAAGTAGATGCTGGCATACATGTTAAGGTAAAAAAGGAAGCCAGTGAGTCTGCATGGAATCTCACCAAATGGCCAGTGATTACCAGAAAAATGGTACACCAGCCGGGTGGGAAGTACCAGCACAAAGGACAGGTCAGCCACAGCAAGGTGCATCAGGAAAATGTTGGCAGGTGTGCCTGACTTTTGGTCCCGGATGAAGAGCCAAAGAGCCAGGGCATTACCAACAACTGCCAGGATGAAGTCCAGGAAGTAGAAAGTGGCAAAAAGGATGTTCTCGAGGTGTGTCTCTTTGCCACATCGCTCTGAAGTTTCCAAAGAGAAATTTGATGGGTTTGAGCAATTGAAGAGTGGGTTTGAGGGATCAGCTGGGCCATTCATTTTTCACcacagttttgaagaaaaaaacctgaaaaaaactgaaataattgaGATAGTATATTACAAAAGAGCCTGGTTTTGTgaagaaacaaaccaacccacccaAAAGCCACTCATGGAAATCAGTGAAGTCTCCTGTTTGCTAATATTGGTATTTAATACGACAGGTCAGTCTGAGTTTAAACCCTAAAATTACAATTCTGAATACCTCCTGCTCAGCTGGATTTTCCAGACGATAAATTCTGTTGAAGGAACCACTATAAAGAGCTAGCTAGCTGATAATCAGCCTGTCTCCAACCTGTGCTGAGATCAGTTGAATAAG
Proteins encoded in this window:
- the GPR17 gene encoding uracil nucleotide/cysteinyl leukotriene receptor, with translation MNGPADPSNPLFNCSNPSNFSLETSERCGKETHLENILFATFYFLDFILAVVGNALALWLFIRDQKSGTPANIFLMHLAVADLSFVLVLPTRLVYHFSGNHWPFGEIPCRLTGFLFYLNMYASIYFLMCISVDRFLAIVHPVKSIKLRRSLYAHLACAFLWVIVGVAMAPLLLSVQTVEMNNTTICLQLYREKASRHALVSLAVAFTFPFVTTVTCYLLIIQSLKSGNRIEKHLKEKAIKMIIMVLMIFLVCFVPYHVNRYIYILHYNGTQTSCETQRILALSNRITSCLTSLNGAFDPVMYFFVAEKFREALCNLFCVKKTVMLPQTYEGKTNESSLSAKSEL